One Spinacia oleracea cultivar Varoflay chromosome 4, BTI_SOV_V1, whole genome shotgun sequence DNA segment encodes these proteins:
- the LOC110775074 gene encoding probable glycerol-3-phosphate acyltransferase 2 yields the protein MQQSYHKFTSLTKIDEGLFHKNTLVFNVEDTLLKSSSLFPYFMLVAFEGGGPLRALILLFMYPFLCILGEKMRLKIMIFISFFGVKKQNFRIGRSVLPKFFLENVGCESLEVVMRFSKKMGVTNLPKIMVEDFLMNYLGVEDIYGPEIRVFGGYYIGLLDNSGKEIIFAHMMSQQSQYVGICSINNSFKTCPFTYIKDIYLVFKDDKKSWNNLPREKYPKPLIFHDGRLTFMPTPLNTLTMFLWLPFGIILSITRVLFVILLPYQISTPALAFIGLKLSYSPSKNNHMHIISKPKNSKGVIYVCNHKTLLDAVYVSYICRTNLTTLSYGISKLSKFLCPTDTIALTRDREKDATILYKVLSQGRNVILSPEGTTCREPYILRFSPLFAELSDDVIPVAIEPNVSMFYGTTASGIKAFDPFFFLMNPSPSYYGKFLEKLPKEWSCGIGGKTKFEVANYVQNEIGNALGYTCTSLTRKDKYMMLAGTNGFVN from the exons ATGCAACAAAGTTATCACAAATTCACTTCTCTAACCAAAATAGATGAAGGATTGTTTCACAAAAACACCTTGGTTTTCAATGTGGAAGACACTTTACTAAAATCATCTTCATTGTTCCCTTACTTCATGTTGGTGGCTTTCGAAGGAGGAGGGCCATTAAGAGCCCTAATCTTGCTCTTCATGTACCCATTTTTGTGCATCTTGGGAGAAAAAATGAGATTAAAAATCATGATTTTTATTAGCTTTTTTGgtgtaaaaaaacaaaattttcgAATAGGAAGAAGTGTTTTGCCAAAGTTCTTCTTGGAAAATGTTGGTTGTGAAAGCCTTGAAGTGGTGATGAGGTTTAGTAAGAAAATGGGAGTGACCAATTTGCCTAAGATTATGGTTGAAGATTTTCTCATGAATTATTTGGGTGTTGAAGATATTTATGGGCCAGAAATTCGAGTTTTTGGTGGTTATTACATTGGTTTGTTGGATAATTCGGgaaaagaaattatctttgctCATATGATGTCTCAACAAAGTCAATATGTAGGGATTTGTAGCATCAACAACTCTTTCAAGACTTGCCCCTTCACCTATATCAAG GATATCTATTTGGTATTCAAGGATGATAAGAAGAGTTGGAACAATCTTCCAAGAGAAAAGTACCCAAAACCCTTGATATTCCACGATGGTAGACTAACATTTATGCCCACACCACTAAACACCCTAACCATGTTTTTGTGGCTACCATTTGGGATTATCCTTAGCATCACAAGAGTACTCTTTGTAATTCTCTTACCTTACCAAATATCCACACCCGCCTTAGCGTTCATAGGACTAAAATTATCTTATTCTCCTTCTAAAAACAACCATATGCATATTATTAGTAAACCTAAAAATTCAAAAGGGGTGATCTACGTATGCAATCATAAAACGTTACTGGATGCAGTATACGTCTCATACATTTGTAGGACGAATCTAACAACACTTTCCTACGGGATAAGCAAATTGTCCAAATTCCTATGTCCAACCGATACAATTGCCTTAACAAGAGACAGGGAGAAAGATGCTACGATCTTGTACAAGGTATTAAGCCAAGGGAGAAACGTTATTTTGTCCCCTGAAGGGACTACGTGTAGGGAGCCTTATATATTACGGTTTAGCCCCTTATTTGCTGAGCTAAGTGATGACGTCATTCCGGTTGCTATTGAACCAAATGTTAGCATGTTTTATGGGACAACCGCAAGTGGGATTAAAGCCTTTGATCCTTTCTTCTTCTTGATGAATCCATCGCCTTCCTATTATGGGAAATTCCTTGAGAAATTGCCTAAGGAATGGAGTTGTGGTATTGGTGGAAAAACAAAATTTGAAGTGGCTAATTATGTTCAAAATGAGATAGGTAACGCATTAGGTTATACGTGTACTAGTTTGACAAGGAAAGATAAGTATATGATGTTGGCTGGTACTaatggatttgttaattag
- the LOC110775073 gene encoding uncharacterized protein encodes MISIWRQISRTFTSPSTASIPAFAPPSSRFSSTSSPYLVKVGIPEFLRGIGNGVEAHVEKLESEFGDLQRLLVVRTLKLKKLEIPCKHRKLILKFAHKYRVGLWRPRSDMVKV; translated from the exons ATGATTTCAATTTGGCGGCAGATCTCCAGAACTTTCACTTCTCCATCGACAGCTTCAATTCCAGCATTTGCACCTCCGTCTTCTAGATTCTCCTCCACTTCATCTCCGTACTTAG TGAAGGTCGGTATACCAGAATTCTTGAGGGGGATAGGGAACGGAGTGGAGGCTCATGTGGAGAAGCTTGAGTCTGAGTTTGGGGACCTTCAAAGGTTGCTTGTTGTTCGCACTCTCAAACTCAAGAAGCTCGAAATTCCGTGTAAACAT AGAAAGCTGATACTGAAGTTTGCCCACAAATACAGAGTTGGACTTTGGAGGCCACGATCTGACATGGTGAAAGTTTAG